A window of the Brassica napus cultivar Da-Ae chromosome C5, Da-Ae, whole genome shotgun sequence genome harbors these coding sequences:
- the LOC106371898 gene encoding uncharacterized protein LOC106371898 isoform X10, whose product MRTPALLLLLAFVSIIPPSSGHGEWGILTEQNFSSQIRLHPHILLFVTAPWCGESRSLKNEITQLVQSDSEYDSLKLMVVYRNSEKVLAQAIGAANEITILYYHHAVPYHYRGKLRASNILSSLHPYLTSPPQELPLRHLKSPESLKAFLESSDKTLILFEFCGWTSTLLSELKRNVTEDNLWHGNFSKTVETDRVLKLRGKNNQKVAVADHAKWKLMCRLQSGFGRVPWLEDFSYVNDTAALQENDRANGGSGQTCNHEQFKQFSSFLSKLIAAAKEFSLPPERQKFGLITEKSLASPFTVGASDSWAAVLQLAGCPHCSKILKAGDDIQRLLKMENPIVSELEDNRQDHESSLPANKPSVILFVDRSSGSFETRRTSMKALCTFREVAAQHKASDIINWGNDIESENSVSQADEESGSVSLQKTARSFKTIKLENKVSFVIMDGDKHVALDTIASGMEGSSLQELLTNLVHRRKEKKLSSIAKDVGFRLLSDDVHIKILDALPSQAEVRPGKDTSSAEGSSESSLEPREGDVQNKVGMSSKEKDKMKPPESESSSQDDKEQVSTNRSEQLVMAETDKAGVYKTKNVEEEIKVLLNSESKEDLVDSFTGSFFFSDANYALLRGLTGDVKIPSAVIIDPALQQHYVLQDELAFSYSSLVDFLHGYLNGSLSPYTRSETTIHKPKEATVPPFVNLDFHEADSIPRITVNTFSHMVQAWNQSSGEKTPCPLCKDVLVLFSNSWCGFCQRMELAVREVYRSLKDCKAILLRESKNKHKSAETPTNGENLKSPLIYLMDCTLNDCSLILNSINQREVYPSVVFFPAERNKVILYEGETSVTDITEFLARHANNSREFFRIIPTLSGKGRKNSNKLDQSSSAVNNEVKEKDVDKLVEVVVSNRDPPEREVTQDQKG is encoded by the exons ATGAGAACTCCGGCGCTCCTCCTTCTCCTAGCCTTCGTATCCATCATTCCTCCGTCAAGCGGTCATGGCGAATGGGGTATCCTCACGGAGCAAAACTTCTCATCTCAGATCCGCCTCCACCCTCACATCCTCCTCTTCGTCACCGCTCCAT GGTGTGGCGAGTCAAGGTCCCTTAAGAATGAAATAACTCAGCTGGTTCAGAGTGATTCAGAGTATGACTCGTTGAAGTTGATGGTTGTGTACAGAAACTCAGAGAAGGTATTAGCACAAGCCATTGGTGCTGCCAACGAGATTACGATTCTGTACTATCACCATGCTGTGCCTTACCACTATCGTGGGAAACTCCGAGCCTCAAATATACTGTCGTCTCTTCATCCTTATCTGACTTCTCCTCCCCAAGAACTCCCTCTCAGACATTTGAAGTCTCCAGAGAGTTTGAAGGCTTTTCTTGAATCATCTGACAAGACTTTGATTCTGTTCGAATTTTGCGGATGGACTAGTACACTTCTCTCTGAGTTGAAGAGGAATGTCACTGAAGATAACCTTTGGCATG GAAACTTCTCCAAAACAGTTGAAACTGACCGAGTGCTGAAGTTAAGAGGAAAAAATAACCAGAAGGTGGCTG TAGCAGACCATGCAAAATGGAAATTGATGTGTAGACTCCAAAGCGGATTTGGTAGAGTTCCTTGGCTTGAGGATTTTAGCTATGTCAATGATACTGCTGCTTTGCAGGAGAATGACAGAGCGAACGGGGGTTCTGGACAGACATGTAACCATGAACAGTTCAAGCAATTCAGTTCATTCCTCTCGAAATTGATTGCCGCCGCAAAAGAGTTTTCCCTGCCTCCTGAAAGGCAAAAATTTGGTCTGATCACAGAAAAATCGCTGGCTTCACCATTTACTGTTGGAGCATCTGATTCGTGGGCAGCAGTCCTTCAGCTGGCAGGATGTCCACATTGTTCAAAGATTCTCAAGGCCGGAGATGACATTCAGAGACTCTTAAAGATGGAAAATCCCATAGTCTCAGAG CTGGAGGATAACAGGCAGGACCACGAGTCATCTTTGCCTGCAAATAAACCGTCGGTTATTCTTTTTGTGGATAGATCAAGTGGCTCCTTCGAAACTAGAAGGACGAGTATGAAAGCACTTTGTACTTTCAGGGAGGTGGCTGCACAACATAAAGCGTCTGACATAATAAACTGGGGGAATGATATTGAGTCTGAGAACTCCGTTAGCCAGGCTGATGAAGAATCGGGATCCGTGTCTCTTCAGAAAACTGCCCGAAGTTTTAAGACGATCAAGTTAGAGAATAAGGTCTCTTTTGTGATTATGGATGGGGATAAACATGTGGCCCTTGATACTATAGCTTCAGGAATGGAAGGCAGTTCCCTGCAGGAGCTACTGACAAACCTTGTTcacagaagaaaagaaaaaaagttaagcTCGATTGCTAAGGATGTTGGTTTCCGTCTATTATCTGATGATGTGCACATAAAAATACTGGATGCTTTACCATCACAAGCAGAAGTTAGACCTGGTAAAGACACGTCTTCAGCAGAAGGTTCCAGTGAAAGTTCTCTTGAGCCTAGAGAAGGAGATGTGCAGAACAAGGTCGGTATGAGTTCGAAAGAAAAGGACAAAATGAAACCTCCTGAAAGTGAATCATCCTCCCAAGATGATAAAGAGCAGGTTTCTACAAACCGAAGTGAACAATTAGTAATGGCGGAGACCGATAAGGCTGgggtttataaaacaaaaaatgttgaagaagagatcaagGTATTGTTGAACTCGGAATCGAAGGAAGATCTAGTTGATAGTTTCACgggttcattttttttctctgacGCAAACTATGCGCTGCTTAGAGGTCTAACTGGTGATGTAAAGATTCCATCAGCAGTAATAATTGATCCTGCTTTACAACAGCACTACGTCCTTCAAGATGAGTTAGCATTCAGCTATTCGTCGCTGGTCGACTTTCTTCATGGATATCTCAATGGAAGTCTATCACCTTATACACGGTCTGAAACCACTATTCACAAGCCTAAGGAAGCTACAGTTCCACCTTTTGTCAATCTGGATTTTCACGAGGCGGATTCTATTCCGCGTATCACAGTCAATACGTTCTCCCATATGGTTCAGGCATGGAATCAATCCAGTGGAGAGAAGACTCCCTGCCCTTTGTGCAAGGACGTTTTGGTCCTTTTTAGCAATAGCTGGTGTGGCTTTTGTCAGAGGATGGAGCTAGCTGTGCGTGAAGTATACCGATCACTAAAGGATTGTAAAGCGATTTTACTGAGAGAATCCAAGAACAAACATAAATCAG CAGAGACACCAACTAATGGTGAGAATCTAAAGTCTCCATTGATCTACTTAATGGACTGCACGTTGAATGATTGTAGCTTGATCCTAAACTCAATAAATCAG AGAGAAGTGTATCCTTCTGTGGTGTTCTTTCCAGCCGAGAGAAACAAAGTCATTTTATATGAAGGGGAGACGTCTGTAACTGACATAACAGAGTTTCTGGCTCGACATGCAAATAACTCTCGTGAGTTTTTCA GAATCATTCCTACTCTGTCtggaaaaggaagaaaaaactCAAACAAGCTCGACCAATCTTCATCAGCTGTAAACAATGAAGTGAAAGAGAAAGACGTGGATAAACTTGTTGAGGTCGTTGTAAGTAACAGAGATCCTCCTGAAAGAGAGGTAACGCAGGATCAG AAAGGCTAG
- the LOC106371898 gene encoding uncharacterized protein LOC106371898 isoform X6, with the protein MRTPALLLLLAFVSIIPPSSGHGEWGILTEQNFSSQIRLHPHILLFVTAPWCGESRSLKNEITQLVQSDSEYDSLKLMVVYRNSEKVLAQAIGAANEITILYYHHAVPYHYRGKLRASNILSSLHPYLTSPPQELPLRHLKSPESLKAFLESSDKTLILFEFCGWTSTLLSELKRNVTEDNLWHGNFSKTVETDRVLKLRGKNNQKVAVADHAKWKLMCRLQSGFGRVPWLEDFSYVNDTAALQENDRANGGSGQTCNHEQFKQFSSFLSKLIAAAKEFSLPPERQKFGLITEKSLASPFTVGASDSWAAVLQLAGCPHCSKILKAGDDIQRLLKMENPIVSELEDNRQDHESSLPANKPSVILFVDRSSGSFETRRTSMKALCTFREVAAQHKASDIINWGNDIESENSVSQADEESGSVSLQKTARSFKTIKLENKVSFVIMDGDKHVALDTIASGMEGSSLQELLTNLVHRRKEKKLSSIAKDVGFRLLSDDVHIKILDALPSQAEVRPGKDTSSAEGSSESSLEPREGDVQNKVGMSSKEKDKMKPPESESSSQDDKEQVSTNRSEQLVMAETDKAGVYKTKNVEEEIKVLLNSESKEDLVDSFTGSFFFSDANYALLRGLTGDVKIPSAVIIDPALQQHYVLQDELAFSYSSLVDFLHGYLNGSLSPYTRSETTIHKPKEATVPPFVNLDFHEADSIPRITVNTFSHMVQAWNQSSGEKTPCPLCKDVLVLFSNSWCGFCQRMELAVREVYRSLKDCKAILLRESKNKHKSAETPTNGENLKSPLIYLMDCTLNDCSLILNSINQREVYPSVVFFPAERNKVILYEGETSVTDITEFLARHANNSRIIPTLSGKGRKNSNKLDQSSSAVNNEVKEKDVDKLVEVVVSNRDPPEREVTQDQVSPQSPPMHSVIPAVPKVKIGTILVATERLGESPPFANSKILILKAGRESGFMGVIFNKRLRWSSFPDLDGGQTAELLKDTILSLGGPVMDPEKPLLALSREGDPSTDLELSPGVYFLDHESVARRIQELKSRDVKPSGYWFFVGYSSWSYEQLFDEIGLGVWDVDNSQLDFAWP; encoded by the exons ATGAGAACTCCGGCGCTCCTCCTTCTCCTAGCCTTCGTATCCATCATTCCTCCGTCAAGCGGTCATGGCGAATGGGGTATCCTCACGGAGCAAAACTTCTCATCTCAGATCCGCCTCCACCCTCACATCCTCCTCTTCGTCACCGCTCCAT GGTGTGGCGAGTCAAGGTCCCTTAAGAATGAAATAACTCAGCTGGTTCAGAGTGATTCAGAGTATGACTCGTTGAAGTTGATGGTTGTGTACAGAAACTCAGAGAAGGTATTAGCACAAGCCATTGGTGCTGCCAACGAGATTACGATTCTGTACTATCACCATGCTGTGCCTTACCACTATCGTGGGAAACTCCGAGCCTCAAATATACTGTCGTCTCTTCATCCTTATCTGACTTCTCCTCCCCAAGAACTCCCTCTCAGACATTTGAAGTCTCCAGAGAGTTTGAAGGCTTTTCTTGAATCATCTGACAAGACTTTGATTCTGTTCGAATTTTGCGGATGGACTAGTACACTTCTCTCTGAGTTGAAGAGGAATGTCACTGAAGATAACCTTTGGCATG GAAACTTCTCCAAAACAGTTGAAACTGACCGAGTGCTGAAGTTAAGAGGAAAAAATAACCAGAAGGTGGCTG TAGCAGACCATGCAAAATGGAAATTGATGTGTAGACTCCAAAGCGGATTTGGTAGAGTTCCTTGGCTTGAGGATTTTAGCTATGTCAATGATACTGCTGCTTTGCAGGAGAATGACAGAGCGAACGGGGGTTCTGGACAGACATGTAACCATGAACAGTTCAAGCAATTCAGTTCATTCCTCTCGAAATTGATTGCCGCCGCAAAAGAGTTTTCCCTGCCTCCTGAAAGGCAAAAATTTGGTCTGATCACAGAAAAATCGCTGGCTTCACCATTTACTGTTGGAGCATCTGATTCGTGGGCAGCAGTCCTTCAGCTGGCAGGATGTCCACATTGTTCAAAGATTCTCAAGGCCGGAGATGACATTCAGAGACTCTTAAAGATGGAAAATCCCATAGTCTCAGAG CTGGAGGATAACAGGCAGGACCACGAGTCATCTTTGCCTGCAAATAAACCGTCGGTTATTCTTTTTGTGGATAGATCAAGTGGCTCCTTCGAAACTAGAAGGACGAGTATGAAAGCACTTTGTACTTTCAGGGAGGTGGCTGCACAACATAAAGCGTCTGACATAATAAACTGGGGGAATGATATTGAGTCTGAGAACTCCGTTAGCCAGGCTGATGAAGAATCGGGATCCGTGTCTCTTCAGAAAACTGCCCGAAGTTTTAAGACGATCAAGTTAGAGAATAAGGTCTCTTTTGTGATTATGGATGGGGATAAACATGTGGCCCTTGATACTATAGCTTCAGGAATGGAAGGCAGTTCCCTGCAGGAGCTACTGACAAACCTTGTTcacagaagaaaagaaaaaaagttaagcTCGATTGCTAAGGATGTTGGTTTCCGTCTATTATCTGATGATGTGCACATAAAAATACTGGATGCTTTACCATCACAAGCAGAAGTTAGACCTGGTAAAGACACGTCTTCAGCAGAAGGTTCCAGTGAAAGTTCTCTTGAGCCTAGAGAAGGAGATGTGCAGAACAAGGTCGGTATGAGTTCGAAAGAAAAGGACAAAATGAAACCTCCTGAAAGTGAATCATCCTCCCAAGATGATAAAGAGCAGGTTTCTACAAACCGAAGTGAACAATTAGTAATGGCGGAGACCGATAAGGCTGgggtttataaaacaaaaaatgttgaagaagagatcaagGTATTGTTGAACTCGGAATCGAAGGAAGATCTAGTTGATAGTTTCACgggttcattttttttctctgacGCAAACTATGCGCTGCTTAGAGGTCTAACTGGTGATGTAAAGATTCCATCAGCAGTAATAATTGATCCTGCTTTACAACAGCACTACGTCCTTCAAGATGAGTTAGCATTCAGCTATTCGTCGCTGGTCGACTTTCTTCATGGATATCTCAATGGAAGTCTATCACCTTATACACGGTCTGAAACCACTATTCACAAGCCTAAGGAAGCTACAGTTCCACCTTTTGTCAATCTGGATTTTCACGAGGCGGATTCTATTCCGCGTATCACAGTCAATACGTTCTCCCATATGGTTCAGGCATGGAATCAATCCAGTGGAGAGAAGACTCCCTGCCCTTTGTGCAAGGACGTTTTGGTCCTTTTTAGCAATAGCTGGTGTGGCTTTTGTCAGAGGATGGAGCTAGCTGTGCGTGAAGTATACCGATCACTAAAGGATTGTAAAGCGATTTTACTGAGAGAATCCAAGAACAAACATAAATCAG CAGAGACACCAACTAATGGTGAGAATCTAAAGTCTCCATTGATCTACTTAATGGACTGCACGTTGAATGATTGTAGCTTGATCCTAAACTCAATAAATCAG AGAGAAGTGTATCCTTCTGTGGTGTTCTTTCCAGCCGAGAGAAACAAAGTCATTTTATATGAAGGGGAGACGTCTGTAACTGACATAACAGAGTTTCTGGCTCGACATGCAAATAACTCTC GAATCATTCCTACTCTGTCtggaaaaggaagaaaaaactCAAACAAGCTCGACCAATCTTCATCAGCTGTAAACAATGAAGTGAAAGAGAAAGACGTGGATAAACTTGTTGAGGTCGTTGTAAGTAACAGAGATCCTCCTGAAAGAGAGGTAACGCAGGATCAGGTCAGTCCCCAATCGCCTCCAATGCACTCGGTCATACCTGCTGTTCCTAAAGTGAAAATTGGCACAATCCTGGTTGCTACAGAAAGGCTAGGTGAGAGTCCACCGTTTGCAAACTCAAAGATTCTGATCCTAAAAGCAGGCCGAGAATCCGGTTTCATGGGTGTTATCTTCAACAAACGGTTACGATGGTCATCGTTCCCTGACCTGGACGGCGGCCAAACAGCTGAGCTCTTGAAAGACACGATTCTGTCTCTCGGAGGTCCAGTGATGGATCCAGAAAAGCCGCTTTTGGCTCTGAGTCGAGAGGGAGACCCCTCCACGGATCTTGAACTCTCACCAGGCGTGTATTTCCTTGATCACGAGTCGGTGGCCCGTCGAATCCAAGAGTTGAAGTCTAGAGATGTGAAACCAAGTGGTTATTGGTTTTTCGTGGGGTACTCAAGCTGGAGCTATGAACAGTTGTTTGATGAGattggtcttggagtatgggaTGTTGATAACAGCCAGCTTGACTTCGCTTGGCCTTGA
- the LOC106371898 gene encoding uncharacterized protein LOC106371898 isoform X11, with amino-acid sequence MRTPALLLLLAFVSIIPPSSGHGEWGILTEQNFSSQIRLHPHILLFVTAPWCGESRSLKNEITQLVQSDSEYDSLKLMVVYRNSEKVLAQAIGAANEITILYYHHAVPYHYRGKLRASNILSSLHPYLTSPPQELPLRHLKSPESLKAFLESSDKTLILFEFCGWTSTLLSELKRNVTEDNLWHGNFSKTVETDRVLKLRGKNNQKVAVADHAKWKLMCRLQSGFGRVPWLEDFSYVNDTAALQENDRANGGSGQTCNHEQFKQFSSFLSKLIAAAKEFSLPPERQKFGLITEKSLASPFTVGASDSWAAVLQLAGCPHCSKILKAGDDIQRLLKMENPIVSELEDNRQDHESSLPANKPSVILFVDRSSGSFETRRTSMKALCTFREVAAQHKASDIINWGNDIESENSVSQADEESGSVSLQKTARSFKTIKLENKVSFVIMDGDKHVALDTIASGMEGSSLQELLTNLVHRRKEKKLSSIAKDVGFRLLSDDVHIKILDALPSQAEVRPGKDTSSAEGSSESSLEPREGDVQNKVGMSSKEKDKMKPPESESSSQDDKEQVSTNRSEQLVMAETDKAGVYKTKNVEEEIKVLLNSESKEDLVDSFTGSFFFSDANYALLRGLTGDVKIPSAVIIDPALQQHYVLQDELAFSYSSLVDFLHGYLNGSLSPYTRSETTIHKPKEATVPPFVNLDFHEADSIPRITVNTFSHMVQAWNQSSGEKTPCPLCKDVLVLFSNSWCGFCQRMELAVREVYRSLKDCKAILLRESKNKHKSETPTNGENLKSPLIYLMDCTLNDCSLILNSINQREVYPSVVFFPAERNKVILYEGETSVTDITEFLARHANNSREFFRIIPTLSGKGRKNSNKLDQSSSAVNNEVKEKDVDKLVEVVVSNRDPPEREVTQDQKG; translated from the exons ATGAGAACTCCGGCGCTCCTCCTTCTCCTAGCCTTCGTATCCATCATTCCTCCGTCAAGCGGTCATGGCGAATGGGGTATCCTCACGGAGCAAAACTTCTCATCTCAGATCCGCCTCCACCCTCACATCCTCCTCTTCGTCACCGCTCCAT GGTGTGGCGAGTCAAGGTCCCTTAAGAATGAAATAACTCAGCTGGTTCAGAGTGATTCAGAGTATGACTCGTTGAAGTTGATGGTTGTGTACAGAAACTCAGAGAAGGTATTAGCACAAGCCATTGGTGCTGCCAACGAGATTACGATTCTGTACTATCACCATGCTGTGCCTTACCACTATCGTGGGAAACTCCGAGCCTCAAATATACTGTCGTCTCTTCATCCTTATCTGACTTCTCCTCCCCAAGAACTCCCTCTCAGACATTTGAAGTCTCCAGAGAGTTTGAAGGCTTTTCTTGAATCATCTGACAAGACTTTGATTCTGTTCGAATTTTGCGGATGGACTAGTACACTTCTCTCTGAGTTGAAGAGGAATGTCACTGAAGATAACCTTTGGCATG GAAACTTCTCCAAAACAGTTGAAACTGACCGAGTGCTGAAGTTAAGAGGAAAAAATAACCAGAAGGTGGCTG TAGCAGACCATGCAAAATGGAAATTGATGTGTAGACTCCAAAGCGGATTTGGTAGAGTTCCTTGGCTTGAGGATTTTAGCTATGTCAATGATACTGCTGCTTTGCAGGAGAATGACAGAGCGAACGGGGGTTCTGGACAGACATGTAACCATGAACAGTTCAAGCAATTCAGTTCATTCCTCTCGAAATTGATTGCCGCCGCAAAAGAGTTTTCCCTGCCTCCTGAAAGGCAAAAATTTGGTCTGATCACAGAAAAATCGCTGGCTTCACCATTTACTGTTGGAGCATCTGATTCGTGGGCAGCAGTCCTTCAGCTGGCAGGATGTCCACATTGTTCAAAGATTCTCAAGGCCGGAGATGACATTCAGAGACTCTTAAAGATGGAAAATCCCATAGTCTCAGAG CTGGAGGATAACAGGCAGGACCACGAGTCATCTTTGCCTGCAAATAAACCGTCGGTTATTCTTTTTGTGGATAGATCAAGTGGCTCCTTCGAAACTAGAAGGACGAGTATGAAAGCACTTTGTACTTTCAGGGAGGTGGCTGCACAACATAAAGCGTCTGACATAATAAACTGGGGGAATGATATTGAGTCTGAGAACTCCGTTAGCCAGGCTGATGAAGAATCGGGATCCGTGTCTCTTCAGAAAACTGCCCGAAGTTTTAAGACGATCAAGTTAGAGAATAAGGTCTCTTTTGTGATTATGGATGGGGATAAACATGTGGCCCTTGATACTATAGCTTCAGGAATGGAAGGCAGTTCCCTGCAGGAGCTACTGACAAACCTTGTTcacagaagaaaagaaaaaaagttaagcTCGATTGCTAAGGATGTTGGTTTCCGTCTATTATCTGATGATGTGCACATAAAAATACTGGATGCTTTACCATCACAAGCAGAAGTTAGACCTGGTAAAGACACGTCTTCAGCAGAAGGTTCCAGTGAAAGTTCTCTTGAGCCTAGAGAAGGAGATGTGCAGAACAAGGTCGGTATGAGTTCGAAAGAAAAGGACAAAATGAAACCTCCTGAAAGTGAATCATCCTCCCAAGATGATAAAGAGCAGGTTTCTACAAACCGAAGTGAACAATTAGTAATGGCGGAGACCGATAAGGCTGgggtttataaaacaaaaaatgttgaagaagagatcaagGTATTGTTGAACTCGGAATCGAAGGAAGATCTAGTTGATAGTTTCACgggttcattttttttctctgacGCAAACTATGCGCTGCTTAGAGGTCTAACTGGTGATGTAAAGATTCCATCAGCAGTAATAATTGATCCTGCTTTACAACAGCACTACGTCCTTCAAGATGAGTTAGCATTCAGCTATTCGTCGCTGGTCGACTTTCTTCATGGATATCTCAATGGAAGTCTATCACCTTATACACGGTCTGAAACCACTATTCACAAGCCTAAGGAAGCTACAGTTCCACCTTTTGTCAATCTGGATTTTCACGAGGCGGATTCTATTCCGCGTATCACAGTCAATACGTTCTCCCATATGGTTCAGGCATGGAATCAATCCAGTGGAGAGAAGACTCCCTGCCCTTTGTGCAAGGACGTTTTGGTCCTTTTTAGCAATAGCTGGTGTGGCTTTTGTCAGAGGATGGAGCTAGCTGTGCGTGAAGTATACCGATCACTAAAGGATTGTAAAGCGATTTTACTGAGAGAATCCAAGAACAAACATAAATCAG AGACACCAACTAATGGTGAGAATCTAAAGTCTCCATTGATCTACTTAATGGACTGCACGTTGAATGATTGTAGCTTGATCCTAAACTCAATAAATCAG AGAGAAGTGTATCCTTCTGTGGTGTTCTTTCCAGCCGAGAGAAACAAAGTCATTTTATATGAAGGGGAGACGTCTGTAACTGACATAACAGAGTTTCTGGCTCGACATGCAAATAACTCTCGTGAGTTTTTCA GAATCATTCCTACTCTGTCtggaaaaggaagaaaaaactCAAACAAGCTCGACCAATCTTCATCAGCTGTAAACAATGAAGTGAAAGAGAAAGACGTGGATAAACTTGTTGAGGTCGTTGTAAGTAACAGAGATCCTCCTGAAAGAGAGGTAACGCAGGATCAG AAAGGCTAG